GGTCCCGCGTGGTTTCGCGATCCGCTGGACCAAGGGTGGCGAGAAGGACGTGGCGCAGATCCGCCGCGCCCGCAAGATCCACGAGATCGCGACCATCGAGCAGGCCAACGAGGTCAAGGCCAAGCTCGAGGGCACGAAGGTGCGCCTGGCCGTTCGCTCCGGCGACGCCGGCCGTCTCTTCGGCTCCGTGACCCCGGCCGACGTCGCCTCGGCGATCAAGTCCGCCGGTGGCCCCGAGGTCGACAAGCGTCGCGTCGAGCTCGGTTCGCCGATCAAGACCCTGGGCTCGCACCAGGTGCTCGTGCGTCTGCACCCCGAGGTCGCCGCGAAGCTCGGCATCGAGGTCGTTGCCGCGTAACGCTGCGCTCAGCAGTACGGATGGGCCGCTCCCCGCTGGGGGGCGGCCCATCCGCCGTTTCACGTGAAACACGGGCTTGTGGCCCTTTGCGGTGTTTCACGTGAAACACCGCACTCGGTCAGCGGGTGGCGCCCGTGACGATCCAGCGGCCGGAGCGCATCCGGAACCAGAGCGTGGCCATGCGGACCGTCATCATCAGTGTCATCGCCCACCAGAGCGCGGTCAGCCCGCCGCCGGACACCGGCACCAGCAGGGCGACGGGGGCGAAGACCGCCAGGGTGAGCAGCATCGCCCAGGCGAGGTAGGGGCCGTCGCCCGCGCCCATGAGGACGCCGTCGAGGACGAAGACCACCCCGGAGACCGGCTGGGACAGTGCCACGACGAGCAGCGCCGGGAGCAGGGTGGACTGGACGGCGGGGTCGCCGGTGAAGAGCGGGACGAAGAGCGGGCGGGTCAGGACGAGGAGCAGTCCGAGGACGGCGCCGGAGACCACACCCCACTGGACCATCCGACGGCAGACCTGACGGGCGCCCTCGGCGTCGTCGGCGCCCAGGTAGCGTCCGATGATGGCCTGGCCCGCGATGGCGATGGCGTCCAGGGCGAAGGCCATCAGGCTCCACAGGGAGATGATGATCTGGTGGGCGGCGACCTCGGTGTCGCCCATGCGGGCGGCGACGGCGGTTGCGATCATCAGGACGGCGCGGAGCGACAGCGTACGGACCAGGAGCGGGGCGCCGGCCTGGGCGGAGGCCCGGATGCCGGCCGCGTCGGGCCGGAGCGAGGCGCCGTGGCGGCGGGCGCCCCGGACGACCACGACGAGGTACGCGGCGGCCATGCCGCACTGGGCGATGACGGTGCCCCAGGCGGAGC
The Streptomyces roseofulvus genome window above contains:
- the rplI gene encoding 50S ribosomal protein L9 encodes the protein MKIILTQEVSGLGAAGDVVEVKDGYARNYLVPRGFAIRWTKGGEKDVAQIRRARKIHEIATIEQANEVKAKLEGTKVRLAVRSGDAGRLFGSVTPADVASAIKSAGGPEVDKRRVELGSPIKTLGSHQVLVRLHPEVAAKLGIEVVAA
- a CDS encoding MATE family efflux transporter, whose translation is MTQATSSSKAALRRHDREILSLALPAFGALVAEPLFLMVDSAIVGHLGTPQLAGLAIAGTLLSTAVSVFVFLAYATTAAVARRVGAGDLPAALRQGIDGIWLALLLGLAVVAVTLPTAPGLVQLFGASDTAAPYATTYLRISILGIPAMLIVLAATGILRGLQDTRTPLYVAIGGFAANGALNAGLVYGAGLGIAGSAWGTVIAQCGMAAAYLVVVVRGARRHGASLRPDAAGIRASAQAGAPLLVRTLSLRAVLMIATAVAARMGDTEVAAHQIIISLWSLMAFALDAIAIAGQAIIGRYLGADDAEGARQVCRRMVQWGVVSGAVLGLLLVLTRPLFVPLFTGDPAVQSTLLPALLVVALSQPVSGVVFVLDGVLMGAGDGPYLAWAMLLTLAVFAPVALLVPVSGGGLTALWWAMTLMMTVRMATLWFRMRSGRWIVTGATR